AACCTCCTGATAGATCCTTTTTACCAGGCCGGTCACATCATCGGCCCTCCTTTTTGCGGCTATCGGATAAGCAGGATTCTTTTTGTCGTAGATAAAACTATGGTCAGGATACCTTATGTAGTCAAAGTGTATGCCGTCAACATCATAATCTCGGGCAACCTCGCAGTAGACTGCATACAAATGATCCTGTACACCCTTGATGGCCGGGTTGAGGAACAGCATATTCGATTTTTTTGGGAGCAGCCAGTGGGGTTTTGCGTTAACAACATGGCCTAGCTGCGAAGGAGCTTCGGGAGAAGACCACACATAATAGGCGTTAAGCCAGGCATGCACCTTGATGCCGTGCCTGTGGGATTTTTCAACAGTCTCAGCAAGCGGGTCAAATCCGGTCTCTACCGTTGGGACAATGGAAGACCTGTAATATGCCTCTCCCCTGCCCAGGACCTGGACAAAAAGCGTGTTAAAGCCGTTCTCTTTTGCTTTAGTAACGAACCTGTCGATCTTTTCTTTGGAATCCAGTTGGAACCTTGTCACCCACATTGCCTTGATCTCCTGCCCGTCCGGGATACCTGCCCACAAGCAATTTCCGCGCCACAGCAGGAAAATCATTATAAATACGAGAATTCTTAGAGGTTTAAGCATTCTATATCCGTCCCGACGCTAAAGCGTCGGCTCCTAAGAATGAGAACTGGAGCCGAGCCTTTAGGCTCGGGTAAATTAGCATATTATTTCTTTAGCAGTGCCAGGGCCTCGGCCCTGGTGGAAGCGTTTTTCCTGAAGATGCCCCGGACAGCCGAAGTAGTGGTGGTGGTCCCCGGTTTTTTCACGCCTCTCATAGACATGCACAGGTGCTCGGCCTCGATTATGACAAACACCCCGTGAGGGGACAGTTTTTCCATGAGAAGGTCGGCGATCTGGGAGGTGAGCCTTTCCTGGACCTGGGGCCTTTTTGCAAAAGCCTCAACCACTCTTACCAGTTTTGACAGCCCTGTCACACGCCCCTTGCGCGGGATATAAACTATATGGGCCTTGCCGATGAACGGGATAAAATGATGTTCACACATAGAGTAGAACGGGATGTCTTTTACCATGACCATTTCTTCGTGGGCTTCGTTGTGAAAGACCGACAGTTCTTTTCCCGGATCTTTTGAAACCCCGGAAAACAGTTCCGCGTACATCCGTGCAACCCGCTCCGGGGTCTTTTGCAGTCCCTCTCTTGAAGGGTCTTCCCCTATCGCGTAAAGAATATCCTTAACGGCCTTTTCTATCTTTTTTCTGCTCATGTTAAAACAACCCCTTTATATCCCCGTTCTCGTCAAGGCCGATCCTCTCGGCCGCGGGATGCTGCGGCAGGCCCGGCATCGTCATTATATCACCGGTATAGGCCACGATGAACCCGGCTCCGTAAGCCGGTTTTATGTTTTTGACCGTGAGGCGGAAGCCTTTAGGCCGCCCGAGCCTGGTGTGGTCGTCCGAAAGGGAAAACTGCGTCTTGGCCACGCACACAGGAAGAGAGGCTCCTCCGCTTTGCTTTATGAGCTCCAGCTGCTGCTTTGCCCTGTCCAAAAAATCAATTCCATCAGCACCGTAGATCTTCGTCGCTATCTTAGACAGCTTGTCCTCAATAGAGTCGTTGAGATCATAAAGATATTTCAAACCAGACGCTGAACTCTGTAAAGTCCCGACGCTAAAGCGCCCGCCTGCCAAGCCTTCCCGGCTCGGCGGGATGGCGGGCAGGTCGGCTCCACGGGAAAGCAAAACCGGAGCCGAACCTTCAGGTTCGGGCCTTATCACTTTCATCAGTTCTTTTGCAAGCTCCATCCCTCCGACCCCTCCCTTTTCTCTGACATCACAAATACTGCCTCTAACACCAATTGCTGCACATTCATCACATATCATCTTTAATTCCTCGCTCGAATCATATGCAAATCTATTCACTGCAACAACTACCGGGACATTAAAGTTTTTAAGTGCGTCAATATGCGCCTTAAGATTGTCAAACCCTCTTTTCAGCGCCTCCTTGTCCTCGTCCCTTGCCCTGAGCGCAGTCGAAGGGTTATACTTGTCCTTGGCTATCCCGCCCTGCCACTTCAGGGCTTTTGCCGTTACAACAAGAACCGCCGCAGAAGGAGCGAGGCCTCCGGCCCTGCATTTTATGTCAAAGAATTTTTCTGCCCCCAGGTCCGAACCAAATCCTGCTTCGGTAATAACATAGTCGGACAGTTTAAGAGCGAGTTTTGTGGCAATAAGGCTGCTGCACCCGTGCGCTATATTGGCGAACGGTCCGCCATGGACAAAGGCCGGACAGCCTTCTATGGTCTGGACCAGATTGGGTTTTATCGCTTCCTTTAACAGGATAGCCATTGAGCCTTCAGCCTTAAGGTCGCCCGCGGTAACCGGCCTGCCGTCCTTTGTCAGCCCCACAACGATCTTTTTCAGATTGGACCTTAAATGCTCGAGGCTAAGCGACAGACACAGCGACGCCATGACCTCGGAAGCAGCCGTAATGTCAAAGGACGAGCGCCTGTCAACCCCCCTATATCTTATGGAGATGTCCCTAAGCGCTCTGTCATTCATGTCCATAACTCTGTTCCACATGATCTTTTCGGGATCGATATTGAGAGAATTTCCGTGGAAGATATGGTTGTCTATCAGCGCGGCAAGAAGGTTGTGGGCGGCGCTTACCATGTGCATGTCGCCGGTAAAATGCAGGTTGATATCTTCCATAGGCAGGACCTGGCTGTAGCCGCCTCCGGCCGCCCCGCCTTTTAGGCCGAGCGTCGGGCCAAGAGACGGTTCCCTTATGCAAACGAACGCTTTTTTGCCAAGCTTTTTGAGTGCCTGGGCAAGCCCTATCGTTACAGTCGTCTTTCCTTCTCCAAAAGGGGTCGGGGTCACTGCGGTAACCAGGACCAATTTCCCGTCCCTGCCGCTTTTCCTTTTTTCCAGCGCCGACAGCTTTATCTTTGCCTTACAGGTCCCGTAAAGCTCCAGTTCCTCCTTTTTGAGCCCGCAGGAGGAGGCCACCTTTTCTATCGGCTTT
Above is a window of Candidatus Margulisiibacteriota bacterium DNA encoding:
- a CDS encoding formate--tetrahydrofolate ligase, coding for MLSDIEIASKSRTKPIEKVASSCGLKKEELELYGTCKAKIKLSALEKRKSGRDGKLVLVTAVTPTPFGEGKTTVTIGLAQALKKLGKKAFVCIREPSLGPTLGLKGGAAGGGYSQVLPMEDINLHFTGDMHMVSAAHNLLAALIDNHIFHGNSLNIDPEKIMWNRVMDMNDRALRDISIRYRGVDRRSSFDITAASEVMASLCLSLSLEHLRSNLKKIVVGLTKDGRPVTAGDLKAEGSMAILLKEAIKPNLVQTIEGCPAFVHGGPFANIAHGCSSLIATKLALKLSDYVITEAGFGSDLGAEKFFDIKCRAGGLAPSAAVLVVTAKALKWQGGIAKDKYNPSTALRARDEDKEALKRGFDNLKAHIDALKNFNVPVVVAVNRFAYDSSEELKMICDECAAIGVRGSICDVREKGGVGGMELAKELMKVIRPEPEGSAPVLLSRGADLPAIPPSREGLAGGRFSVGTLQSSASGLKYLYDLNDSIEDKLSKIATKIYGADGIDFLDRAKQQLELIKQSGGASLPVCVAKTQFSLSDDHTRLGRPKGFRLTVKNIKPAYGAGFIVAYTGDIMTMPGLPQHPAAERIGLDENGDIKGLF
- a CDS encoding family 10 glycosylhydrolase, giving the protein MLKPLRILVFIMIFLLWRGNCLWAGIPDGQEIKAMWVTRFQLDSKEKIDRFVTKAKENGFNTLFVQVLGRGEAYYRSSIVPTVETGFDPLAETVEKSHRHGIKVHAWLNAYYVWSSPEAPSQLGHVVNAKPHWLLPKKSNMLFLNPAIKGVQDHLYAVYCEVARDYDVDGIHFDYIRYPDHSFIYDKKNPAYPIAAKRRADDVTGLVKRIYQEVKRLKPGISVSAAVYPDIFDASTDKGQDWRKWQRDGIIDFTVPMIYSRDPVRVLDLILLNASVSSKNSVVLGLGAFNNSAGVISDHIKTYKYYKRYYRSLKGFSLFSYDSLIDSPGYFEKIRKDVL
- the folE gene encoding GTP cyclohydrolase I FolE, encoding MSRKKIEKAVKDILYAIGEDPSREGLQKTPERVARMYAELFSGVSKDPGKELSVFHNEAHEEMVMVKDIPFYSMCEHHFIPFIGKAHIVYIPRKGRVTGLSKLVRVVEAFAKRPQVQERLTSQIADLLMEKLSPHGVFVIIEAEHLCMSMRGVKKPGTTTTTSAVRGIFRKNASTRAEALALLKK